In Bacillus sp. FJAT-45037, the following are encoded in one genomic region:
- the nadC gene encoding carboxylating nicotinate-nucleotide diphosphorylase, giving the protein MNRLLLKEQLTAFFCEDIGHGDVTAEAMFNTETGVALFRAKEAGIFCGEIILQAAYELFHPTIEVNILKRDGEKLKVGDVLADVQGPIVDLLSSERVILNLIQRLSGIATQTYTATQEVMGMSTRICDTRKTTPGLRMLEKYAVKCGGGFNHRFGLDEAVLIKDNHIAQCGGSISLAIQKVRSNIGHMVKVEVEVESRDQVLEAIEEEVDVIMFDNCSPVEAAEWRKLVPSSIVVEVSGGIRHEHLRAYAESGVDYISMGALTHSVKALDISLDVSVKEGVIHA; this is encoded by the coding sequence GCTTTTTTTTGTGAAGACATTGGACACGGAGATGTGACAGCAGAGGCGATGTTTAATACCGAGACGGGTGTTGCTTTATTTCGTGCAAAGGAAGCGGGCATCTTCTGTGGTGAGATTATTTTGCAGGCAGCGTATGAGCTTTTTCATCCGACTATAGAAGTTAATATTCTTAAAAGAGACGGCGAAAAGCTGAAGGTTGGAGACGTTTTAGCTGATGTGCAAGGTCCGATTGTTGATTTGCTCAGTTCTGAACGTGTCATTCTTAATCTTATTCAACGTCTATCAGGAATTGCTACACAAACGTATACAGCCACTCAAGAAGTGATGGGGATGTCTACGCGTATTTGTGATACGAGAAAAACGACACCTGGGCTACGGATGTTAGAAAAGTATGCTGTCAAATGTGGGGGTGGCTTCAACCATCGTTTTGGGCTAGATGAAGCGGTCTTAATCAAAGACAATCATATTGCTCAATGTGGAGGATCGATTTCTCTAGCCATTCAAAAGGTAAGAAGCAATATTGGACATATGGTTAAAGTTGAGGTTGAGGTAGAGTCTCGTGATCAAGTATTAGAAGCCATTGAAGAAGAAGTAGATGTGATTATGTTTGATAATTGTAGTCCAGTGGAAGCAGCAGAATGGAGAAAGCTTGTTCCATCATCAATTGTCGTCGAGGTGTCAGGTGGGATTCGTCATGAACATTTGCGTGCCTATGCCGAGAGCGGAGTGGATTATATCTCGATGGGTGCTCTGACTCACTCGGTCAAAGCACTTGATATTAGCCTTGATGTTAGCGTGAAAGAAGGTGTCATCCATGCTTAA
- the nadA gene encoding quinolinate synthase NadA: MLKTNIFEQAQTMIPTQYKQMSDEELIVRAHKRKQELGTDLFIPGHHYQKDDVIQFADVTGDSLQLAKVSATNPHAKYIVFCGVHFMAETADILTNEDQTVILPDMRAGCSMADMATRQQTEIAWAKLTDKFGDSIIPITYVNSSAAIKAFVGRHGGATVTSSNAKEMLQWAFAQKKRILFLPDQHLGRNTAHQLGIDLEEMVVWNQQAEKLENVHPTKDVKMILWKGHCSVHEKFRLEHIEQIRKEEPDRRIIVHPECTWEVTTAADDAGSTKYIIEQIEAAPRGSKWAIGTEMNLVKRLINDNPHLSIQSLNPDLCPCLTMNRIDLPHFVWTLDLIASGTPQNVIRVEPDVAREAKLAIERMFLSL, encoded by the coding sequence ATGCTTAAAACAAATATTTTCGAGCAGGCGCAAACGATGATACCTACACAGTATAAGCAGATGAGTGATGAAGAGTTAATTGTTCGTGCTCATAAACGAAAACAAGAGCTAGGGACAGATTTATTTATTCCAGGACATCATTATCAAAAAGATGATGTGATTCAATTTGCTGATGTTACAGGAGATTCGCTTCAACTAGCCAAAGTTTCTGCGACAAATCCACATGCAAAATATATCGTGTTTTGTGGCGTCCATTTTATGGCTGAGACTGCGGATATTTTAACAAATGAAGATCAAACCGTCATACTGCCTGACATGAGGGCGGGCTGTTCGATGGCCGATATGGCGACGCGGCAACAGACGGAAATTGCTTGGGCAAAACTGACGGACAAATTTGGCGATTCGATCATTCCGATCACGTATGTAAATTCATCCGCTGCGATCAAAGCCTTTGTAGGAAGACATGGAGGTGCGACGGTCACTTCGTCAAATGCAAAAGAAATGTTGCAATGGGCGTTTGCACAAAAGAAACGAATTCTGTTCTTGCCTGATCAACATCTCGGGAGAAATACAGCTCATCAGCTAGGGATTGACTTAGAAGAGATGGTCGTGTGGAACCAGCAGGCAGAGAAGTTAGAGAACGTTCATCCAACCAAAGATGTGAAGATGATTTTATGGAAAGGACATTGCTCGGTTCATGAAAAATTTCGCCTAGAGCATATTGAACAGATTCGTAAAGAAGAGCCTGATCGAAGAATTATAGTTCATCCCGAATGTACATGGGAAGTGACAACGGCAGCTGATGATGCAGGATCCACTAAATACATCATCGAACAGATCGAAGCGGCACCAAGAGGTAGCAAGTGGGCGATTGGAACTGAGATGAATTTAGTCAAACGATTAATAAATGACAACCCTCATCTTTCGATTCAATCACTAAATCCAGACCTTTGCCCATGTTTAACGATGAACCGGATTGACTTGCCTCATTTTGTCTGGACCCTTGATCTAATTGCTAGTGGTACACCACAGAATGTTATTCGTGTAGAACCAGACGTAGCGAGGGAGGCGAAGCTTGCGATTGAGCGAATGTTCCTGTCTTTATAA
- a CDS encoding MATE family efflux transporter: MRETKTTREKVQLLLLVMLPILVTQLGLYAMNFFDTTMSGQAGAYDLAGVAIGSSLWLPVFTGLGGVLLAITPMISQSIGAGKREEVPFTVVQGLYVALVVSIIIIIFGGLALKPVLGLMSLEPEVHRIAYQYLIALGFGIIPLFMHTVLRCFIDSLGQTRVTMFITLLALPINIFFNYVLIFGKWGFPALGGVGAGIASTITYWCIFGITVYFVIRVEPFSVYRIFKTFYGVSLAKWKELLVLGLPIGFTIFFETSIFAAVTLLMSEFDTATIAAHQAAINFASFLYMIPLSIAFTLTIAIGYEVGAKRFYDAKQYSKMGIWIAVGMGVVAGLIIYVLREPVSGLYTNDPTVARLIQSFLIYSIFFQLSDAIATPIQGVLRGHKDVNVPFVMALVSFWLIGLPTGYALANYTEFGPFGYWIGLIAGLAVCAAALLWRLRVVEERVKVELTQGK, from the coding sequence ATGAGAGAGACAAAGACGACTCGGGAGAAAGTGCAACTACTCCTTTTAGTCATGTTGCCTATTCTTGTCACACAGCTAGGTTTGTACGCAATGAACTTCTTTGATACGACGATGTCTGGGCAAGCAGGAGCCTATGATTTAGCGGGTGTGGCAATTGGTTCAAGCTTGTGGTTGCCTGTTTTTACAGGTTTAGGTGGTGTATTATTAGCTATCACTCCGATGATTTCTCAAAGTATAGGAGCTGGGAAGAGAGAAGAGGTTCCGTTTACAGTCGTACAAGGACTATACGTAGCGCTTGTTGTGTCCATTATCATTATCATCTTTGGTGGACTTGCTCTTAAACCTGTGCTCGGCTTGATGTCGCTTGAGCCAGAAGTTCATCGCATCGCCTATCAATATTTGATAGCGTTAGGCTTTGGAATCATACCGTTATTCATGCATACGGTTTTGCGTTGTTTTATTGACTCATTAGGGCAGACGAGGGTGACGATGTTTATCACCTTGCTAGCACTGCCAATAAATATATTTTTTAACTACGTGCTGATCTTTGGTAAGTGGGGATTCCCAGCACTAGGAGGCGTTGGAGCAGGTATAGCGTCAACCATTACGTATTGGTGTATTTTTGGGATCACCGTTTATTTCGTCATTCGGGTTGAGCCTTTTTCGGTCTACCGTATTTTTAAAACCTTTTACGGGGTGTCGCTTGCGAAATGGAAAGAATTATTAGTGCTTGGTTTACCAATTGGTTTTACCATTTTTTTTGAAACGAGTATCTTCGCAGCGGTGACGTTATTAATGAGTGAGTTTGACACAGCAACGATTGCAGCACACCAAGCGGCGATTAATTTTGCATCATTCTTGTATATGATCCCACTTAGTATTGCCTTTACATTAACGATTGCTATAGGTTATGAAGTAGGAGCTAAGCGTTTCTATGATGCGAAGCAATATAGTAAAATGGGGATCTGGATTGCTGTTGGAATGGGAGTTGTGGCTGGCTTAATTATCTATGTCTTGCGTGAGCCTGTTTCTGGGTTGTATACAAATGATCCAACTGTAGCAAGACTTATTCAATCCTTCCTAATCTACTCGATCTTCTTCCAATTATCTGATGCGATTGCGACCCCTATACAAGGAGTATTACGAGGGCATAAAGATGTGAACGTTCCATTTGTTATGGCACTTGTTTCATTTTGGCTGATCGGGTTACCGACTGGATATGCGCTAGCAAACTATACAGAATTCGGTCCATTTGGTTATTGGATTGGTCTAATCGCAGGCTTAGCCGTATGTGCAGCAGCATTATTATGGAGACTCCGCGTGGTTGAAGAGCGTGTGAAGGTTGAATTAACTCAAGGGAAATAG
- the rnhA gene encoding ribonuclease H: protein MAKKKFYVVWNGRKKGIFTTWAECEAQVKGFTGARFKSFPTEAEAEAAFSSGASTTKGTTKPKESRAKEVDVVAEVNWDSISVDVGCRGNPGIVEYKGVHTQTGEILFAHDEIHIGTNNMGEFLAIVHGLAYLKKQGSTKPIYSDSLTAIKWVKQKKAKSTLVRDARTAYIWSLVDRAEKWLQQNDYNTPILKWHTEKWGEIKADYGRK, encoded by the coding sequence ATGGCGAAAAAGAAGTTTTATGTTGTTTGGAATGGTCGAAAGAAAGGTATTTTTACTACATGGGCCGAATGTGAAGCACAAGTGAAAGGATTTACAGGTGCCCGCTTTAAATCGTTTCCAACTGAGGCGGAAGCAGAAGCTGCTTTTAGTAGCGGGGCATCTACGACAAAAGGGACGACAAAACCTAAGGAATCACGGGCAAAAGAAGTTGATGTCGTAGCAGAAGTAAATTGGGACAGTATTTCTGTCGACGTTGGCTGTCGTGGGAACCCTGGTATTGTTGAATACAAAGGAGTCCATACGCAAACAGGTGAAATTCTTTTTGCTCATGATGAAATACATATCGGAACAAATAATATGGGCGAATTTCTAGCGATTGTGCATGGACTCGCTTATTTGAAAAAACAAGGAAGCACAAAACCGATTTATTCAGATTCATTGACAGCCATTAAGTGGGTTAAACAAAAGAAAGCAAAATCAACGTTAGTTCGTGATGCACGTACAGCCTATATTTGGTCACTTGTCGATCGTGCAGAAAAATGGTTGCAACAAAATGATTACAACACTCCGATCTTAAAGTGGCATACTGAAAAATGGGGAGAGATTAAAGCAGACTACGGCCGTAAATAG
- a CDS encoding aldehyde dehydrogenase has product MMYTELREKQKAFFYLGQTKDYDFRKKQLEKLKDALVKNEDKLLAAVKADLNKSKEEAFLTEIGPTYQEITHTLKHLKDWMKPEKVKTAPSHIGSVGVTHYEPYGVALLIAPWNYPLQLAISPLVGAIAAGNCAIVKPSELSPHTSQAIAKLLDETFDEFYIKTVEGAVEVSQALLKEPFDYIFFTGSVGVGKVVMEAASKHLTPVTLELGGKSPAIVHEDAKLDLAAKRIAWGKFLNAGQTCVAPDYLLVHVDVYERFVEKLKKQTKSLFQKAIEKGEYSKIISERHLDRLIDFLKDGDTVLGGNFEKDIRTMYPTILTNVSWDAPVMSEEIFGPILPIFTYRSLDEVMTKVREKANPLALYVFTENKKVMTMITEGLTFGGGCVNDTVMHLATPYLPFGGVGESGTGAYHGVESFRTFSHRKSILKQTTKVDLPLRYKQGKLTMKMLRNLFK; this is encoded by the coding sequence ATAATGTATACAGAGCTAAGAGAAAAGCAAAAAGCCTTTTTCTATTTAGGTCAAACAAAAGACTACGACTTTCGTAAGAAGCAACTTGAAAAATTAAAAGACGCTTTAGTTAAAAATGAAGACAAGTTACTTGCAGCGGTTAAGGCCGACTTAAATAAATCAAAAGAAGAAGCCTTTTTAACAGAGATTGGGCCGACGTATCAAGAGATTACTCACACTTTAAAGCATCTAAAAGACTGGATGAAGCCTGAGAAGGTTAAGACTGCACCTTCTCATATCGGTTCTGTCGGAGTCACTCATTATGAACCATACGGGGTTGCGTTGCTAATTGCACCGTGGAATTATCCGTTGCAATTAGCAATCTCGCCATTGGTAGGAGCGATCGCTGCGGGGAACTGTGCGATTGTTAAGCCGTCAGAGCTGTCACCACACACATCACAAGCAATTGCCAAGCTTCTTGATGAGACTTTTGACGAGTTCTATATTAAAACGGTTGAAGGAGCAGTTGAAGTAAGTCAGGCTTTATTAAAAGAGCCATTTGATTACATCTTCTTCACAGGTAGTGTTGGTGTCGGGAAAGTAGTTATGGAGGCTGCGTCTAAGCATCTAACTCCCGTGACATTAGAACTTGGAGGGAAAAGTCCAGCTATTGTTCATGAAGATGCGAAGCTTGACCTCGCCGCTAAGCGAATTGCATGGGGGAAATTTTTGAATGCTGGTCAAACATGCGTAGCACCCGATTATTTATTGGTACATGTTGATGTCTATGAGCGATTTGTAGAAAAGTTAAAGAAGCAGACAAAGTCTTTATTCCAAAAAGCGATCGAAAAAGGAGAATATTCGAAAATCATCAGTGAGCGACATCTGGATCGTTTGATTGATTTTTTAAAGGACGGAGACACAGTTTTAGGTGGAAACTTTGAAAAGGACATTCGAACGATGTACCCAACGATTTTAACAAATGTTAGTTGGGATGCTCCAGTGATGTCTGAGGAAATTTTCGGACCAATTTTGCCTATATTTACGTATCGTTCTCTCGATGAAGTGATGACGAAAGTACGGGAAAAAGCCAATCCACTTGCTCTTTATGTGTTTACGGAAAATAAAAAGGTGATGACGATGATAACAGAAGGTCTAACCTTTGGAGGAGGCTGTGTTAATGATACGGTAATGCATTTAGCGACGCCTTATCTACCTTTTGGTGGGGTCGGTGAAAGTGGCACGGGTGCTTATCACGGAGTCGAGAGCTTCCGCACATTCTCGCATCGTAAAAGCATCTTAAAACAAACGACTAAAGTTGATTTGCCCCTGCGTTATAAACAAGGGAAATTGACGATGAAGATGCTTCGGAATTTATTTAAATAA
- a CDS encoding lysine N(6)-hydroxylase/L-ornithine N(5)-oxygenase family protein, whose protein sequence is MNVTEHVDVLGVGVGPFNLGLAALLDEKTEKKAIFFDKTEVFEWHPGMLLEQSDLQVPFLADLTTMANPMSRYTYLNYLHVHNRMFQFYFFKRFDVPRIEYNAYCKWVVSQLATCQFGHVVTNVTYEKDHNRYVVCVRKVDSDEEFVYTADHVVLGTGSVPVLPLGMEEKLNDDLIHTSRYKHFKGDMKEARSVTVVGSGQSAAEVFYDLLASQEKNGYQLTWFTRSAGFFQLESGKLGQEVFSPDYVDYFQQLPYEKRKDALPMLSGLRNGVEGETLRAIYDLLYHRSIDRLDLAVTIQAMTSIHDIKQKEPRVYELQCEQWQEEHKFTYQTEKVVFATGYKPHIPSWLLEMKDEIEWESEKEYAVTRDYRLQFNEERSNHLYVLTNLEHSHGASATNLALSVRRNQTIVNSIVGEEVYPLQSDTVFQQFSVEKE, encoded by the coding sequence ATGAACGTAACAGAACATGTGGATGTACTTGGTGTAGGGGTCGGTCCATTTAATCTAGGGTTGGCGGCTTTATTAGATGAGAAAACAGAGAAAAAAGCCATATTCTTTGATAAAACAGAAGTGTTTGAGTGGCATCCAGGTATGTTGCTTGAGCAATCTGATTTACAAGTCCCTTTTTTAGCCGATTTGACAACAATGGCTAATCCGATGAGCCGCTATACGTATTTAAACTATCTTCATGTGCATAATCGAATGTTTCAATTTTACTTTTTTAAGCGATTTGATGTTCCGCGTATAGAGTATAATGCTTATTGCAAATGGGTCGTTTCACAACTAGCTACTTGTCAATTCGGACATGTTGTTACAAATGTGACGTATGAAAAAGATCATAATCGATATGTTGTATGTGTGCGTAAAGTAGATAGTGATGAGGAGTTTGTTTATACAGCCGATCACGTCGTATTAGGAACTGGTAGTGTCCCGGTGCTTCCTCTTGGAATGGAAGAGAAGTTAAACGATGACTTGATTCACACAAGTCGTTACAAGCACTTCAAAGGGGATATGAAAGAAGCGAGGTCTGTGACCGTTGTTGGGTCTGGTCAAAGTGCAGCGGAAGTTTTTTATGACCTTCTTGCGTCACAAGAGAAGAATGGCTATCAATTAACGTGGTTCACCCGATCAGCAGGATTCTTTCAACTAGAATCAGGGAAGCTTGGGCAGGAGGTCTTTTCTCCAGATTATGTGGATTATTTTCAACAACTCCCTTATGAGAAACGAAAAGATGCCCTACCTATGTTAAGTGGATTGAGAAACGGGGTCGAGGGCGAGACGTTGCGGGCGATCTATGACCTATTATACCACCGGTCAATTGATCGATTGGACCTTGCCGTAACTATTCAGGCAATGACGTCCATCCATGATATTAAGCAAAAAGAGCCAAGGGTGTATGAACTACAGTGTGAGCAATGGCAAGAAGAGCATAAGTTTACATATCAAACAGAAAAAGTTGTTTTCGCTACAGGTTACAAGCCACATATTCCTTCATGGTTACTTGAGATGAAAGACGAGATCGAATGGGAGAGTGAGAAGGAATATGCGGTCACCCGTGATTATCGACTTCAGTTCAATGAAGAACGAAGCAACCACCTTTATGTTTTAACGAACTTAGAGCATTCACATGGGGCAAGTGCGACAAACTTGGCATTATCTGTGCGGCGAAATCAAACGATCGTCAACTCGATCGTTGGTGAAGAAGTGTACCCGCTTCAATCGGATACGGTCTTTCAACAGTTTTCCGTAGAGAAAGAATAA
- a CDS encoding peroxiredoxin, translated as MTDKRMVAKQAPRFEMDAVMPNKEFAKVSLEENMKNDKWTVLYFYPMDFTFVCPTEITSLSDRFDEFEDLDAEVIGVSTDTVHTHKAWINTSRDDNGLGELKYPLAADTNHVVSREYGVLVEDEGVALRGLFIISPEGELMYSVVNHNNIGRDVEETLRVLQALQTGGLCPANWKPGQETL; from the coding sequence ATGACAGACAAGCGAATGGTGGCAAAGCAAGCTCCACGTTTTGAGATGGATGCAGTTATGCCTAATAAAGAATTTGCAAAAGTAAGCCTTGAGGAAAATATGAAAAACGATAAATGGACAGTATTATACTTCTACCCAATGGACTTTACGTTCGTATGCCCTACTGAAATCACTTCATTAAGTGATCGATTTGATGAATTTGAAGACCTTGATGCAGAAGTAATCGGAGTTTCAACAGACACGGTTCACACGCATAAAGCATGGATCAACACATCACGTGATGATAATGGACTTGGTGAACTTAAATACCCATTAGCTGCTGATACAAATCATGTCGTTTCAAGAGAATATGGTGTGTTAGTTGAAGATGAGGGTGTCGCACTACGTGGTCTTTTCATTATTAGTCCAGAAGGTGAATTAATGTATTCAGTCGTTAATCACAATAATATCGGACGTGATGTAGAAGAAACATTACGTGTACTACAAGCGTTGCAAACAGGCGGTTTATGCCCAGCTAACTGGAAGCCTGGTCAAGAAACACTTTAA
- a CDS encoding TlpA family protein disulfide reductase, with product MKLREEMPELTGATTWLNDEVTKEELLESGKATLIHFWSVSCGLCKEAMPEINEFRDEYDDELNVVSVHMPRSEKDLDMSVIEAMAQGHDISQPTFVDSEHKLTDAMENKYVPAYYVFDEEGKLRHFQAGGSGMDMLRKRVNRVLGKEQK from the coding sequence ATGAAACTACGCGAAGAAATGCCCGAATTAACAGGTGCAACAACTTGGTTAAATGATGAAGTAACGAAGGAAGAATTATTAGAGAGTGGAAAAGCAACATTAATTCACTTTTGGTCTGTAAGTTGTGGATTATGTAAAGAAGCGATGCCTGAGATCAACGAGTTTCGTGATGAATACGATGATGAACTAAATGTCGTTTCTGTTCATATGCCCCGCTCTGAAAAAGACTTAGATATGAGTGTCATTGAAGCAATGGCTCAAGGACATGACATCAGTCAACCAACTTTTGTAGATAGTGAGCATAAATTAACGGATGCGATGGAAAACAAATACGTGCCAGCGTACTATGTATTTGATGAAGAAGGTAAATTACGCCATTTTCAAGCTGGTGGTAGTGGAATGGATATGCTACGCAAGCGTGTGAATCGTGTGTTAGGAAAAGAACAGAAATAA
- a CDS encoding GNAT family N-acetyltransferase → MFSHQIRDDLALKIVSIQDAEEAFQLVDQNRDYLKRWLSWVDDSKTVEDTKSFILSNLKNYAEQKSLTVSIVYQGKIVGVAGFNSIDRTNKIAYIGYWLASEYQGRGIVTNVAKALTDYAFHELHLNRVEIRAAIGNKKSRSIPERLGYTEEGLIRQAEWLYDHYVDHVIYGILASEWNNEKGEPLK, encoded by the coding sequence ATGTTCTCACATCAAATCCGCGATGACTTAGCACTAAAAATCGTTTCTATTCAAGACGCAGAGGAAGCTTTTCAATTAGTTGATCAAAATAGAGACTATCTAAAAAGGTGGCTCTCTTGGGTCGATGATTCCAAAACAGTGGAAGATACGAAATCATTTATTTTATCTAATCTAAAAAACTACGCTGAGCAAAAGAGTTTGACAGTATCGATTGTATACCAAGGAAAAATCGTTGGAGTTGCTGGCTTTAACTCAATTGATCGGACAAATAAAATTGCCTATATCGGCTACTGGTTAGCTAGTGAGTATCAAGGCCGTGGCATAGTCACTAATGTCGCTAAAGCTTTAACTGACTATGCATTTCATGAACTTCATTTAAATCGTGTCGAAATCCGTGCAGCGATAGGCAATAAAAAAAGCCGTTCGATTCCAGAGCGATTGGGCTATACGGAGGAAGGATTGATTCGTCAAGCAGAATGGCTTTATGACCACTATGTCGATCATGTGATTTACGGCATCCTTGCAAGTGAATGGAACAACGAAAAAGGTGAACCTCTTAAATAG
- the ggt gene encoding gamma-glutamyltransferase has protein sequence MTVQYDSLMYPYASKRNVVYGKKGMVATSQPLAAQAGLDLLKKGGNAIDAAIATAACLTVVEPTSNGIGSDCFALVWVDGKLHGLNGSGQAPEGLSIEAVKQLGYDTELPKFGMVPVTVPGTPKAWAELSKRFGKLPLTDVLAPAIDYAENGYPLSPTLAKYWNQAVNTFKRLLTGDEFKAWFDTFAPNGEPPKAGELWKSPGHAKTLRSIAETNAVSFYEGEIAEQIDTYFKKYNGFLRKEDLQAYEPEWVDPISVNYRGYDVWEIPPNGQGLIALEALKIVEGFEFTERDSVDTLHQQIEAMKLAFVDGMKYITDPNEMNIPIDLLLSEKYAEKRRSLIGEEAITPEAGKPQQGGTVYLATADEEGNMVSFIQSNYMGFGSGIVIPGTGIAMQNRGHNFSLDEGHDNCLKPGKKTYHTIIPGFLTKESQAVGPFGVMGGFMQPQGHMQVVMNTVDFHLNPQAALDAPRWMWSEGKTVHVEGSLPTHLAQALKRKGHDIQVALDGGSFGRGQIIWRDPETGVLAGGTEPRTDGEVAAW, from the coding sequence ATGACTGTTCAATATGATTCGCTTATGTATCCATACGCATCGAAACGTAACGTCGTTTACGGAAAGAAAGGGATGGTGGCCACATCTCAACCTCTCGCGGCTCAAGCTGGACTTGATCTTTTAAAAAAAGGTGGGAATGCGATTGATGCAGCGATTGCAACTGCTGCTTGTTTAACTGTTGTTGAACCAACGTCAAACGGGATCGGGTCTGATTGTTTTGCTCTTGTATGGGTGGATGGAAAGTTACATGGGTTAAATGGAAGTGGGCAAGCACCAGAAGGTCTTTCCATTGAAGCGGTGAAACAATTAGGTTATGATACGGAGCTTCCGAAATTTGGGATGGTTCCTGTGACTGTTCCAGGAACACCAAAAGCCTGGGCAGAGCTGTCTAAACGATTTGGTAAATTACCTTTGACTGACGTATTAGCTCCTGCAATTGACTATGCAGAGAATGGATATCCGCTTTCACCAACGTTGGCAAAATATTGGAACCAGGCGGTCAATACTTTTAAGAGATTGTTGACAGGTGATGAATTCAAAGCGTGGTTCGATACGTTTGCACCGAATGGTGAACCTCCAAAAGCTGGAGAGCTATGGAAGTCACCAGGGCATGCCAAAACGTTGAGAAGTATTGCTGAGACGAACGCTGTTTCCTTCTATGAAGGAGAGATTGCCGAACAGATTGATACATATTTCAAAAAATATAATGGATTTTTACGCAAGGAAGATTTGCAAGCGTATGAGCCAGAGTGGGTTGATCCTATTTCGGTAAATTACCGCGGCTATGATGTTTGGGAGATCCCACCTAATGGTCAAGGGTTGATTGCTTTAGAAGCTCTTAAAATTGTAGAGGGATTTGAGTTTACGGAAAGAGATTCAGTAGATACTCTTCATCAACAAATTGAGGCTATGAAACTCGCTTTTGTTGATGGAATGAAGTATATTACCGATCCGAATGAAATGAACATTCCAATAGATCTATTACTAAGCGAAAAATATGCGGAAAAGAGACGATCCCTTATTGGTGAAGAAGCGATCACTCCTGAGGCAGGAAAACCGCAACAAGGGGGGACCGTGTATTTAGCTACAGCCGATGAAGAAGGGAATATGGTGTCCTTTATCCAAAGTAATTACATGGGATTTGGCTCTGGCATCGTTATTCCTGGTACCGGTATTGCGATGCAAAATCGTGGTCACAATTTCTCGTTGGATGAAGGTCATGATAATTGCTTGAAACCAGGTAAAAAAACATATCATACAATTATCCCCGGATTCTTAACAAAGGAATCTCAAGCAGTTGGTCCATTTGGCGTGATGGGAGGCTTCATGCAGCCACAAGGTCATATGCAAGTGGTTATGAATACCGTTGATTTTCATTTAAATCCGCAAGCAGCTTTAGATGCACCGAGGTGGATGTGGTCAGAAGGCAAGACGGTACATGTTGAAGGAAGTTTACCAACCCATCTAGCACAAGCGTTGAAACGCAAAGGGCATGATATTCAGGTTGCTTTAGACGGAGGTTCATTTGGTCGGGGGCAAATTATTTGGAGAGATCCTGAGACAGGCGTGTTAGCTGGAGGAACGGAGCCAAGAACCGACGGCGAAGTCGCAGCTTGGTAA
- a CDS encoding Lrp/AsnC family transcriptional regulator codes for MKIDTTDRKILSLLTEQGRMSYVDIAKELGLSRVAIRDRIHHLKEEGIIEKFSVVINSEKVGKSVSAFFEVDCEPTSLVRVAETLAENPRVASCYQMTGPSTLHMHVLVEDFNELESFTNEELYALKGITRVESHILLRRFKSRSGLKL; via the coding sequence ATGAAAATAGATACAACCGATCGTAAAATATTATCCTTGCTAACAGAACAAGGGCGAATGTCTTATGTAGATATTGCAAAAGAGTTAGGACTATCTCGAGTTGCCATTCGAGATCGTATTCATCATTTGAAAGAAGAAGGCATTATTGAAAAGTTTAGTGTCGTCATCAATTCAGAGAAAGTAGGGAAGTCGGTGTCTGCTTTCTTTGAAGTGGACTGTGAACCTACCTCACTCGTTCGTGTTGCTGAGACATTAGCAGAGAATCCTCGTGTTGCAAGTTGTTACCAAATGACCGGACCGAGTACCTTACATATGCATGTGCTTGTCGAAGACTTCAACGAATTAGAAAGCTTCACAAATGAAGAACTCTACGCCCTCAAAGGGATTACACGCGTAGAAAGTCATATTTTATTGCGTCGATTTAAGAGTAGAAGCGGATTGAAACTGTAG